Genomic segment of Myxococcus xanthus:
TTCACGGGCCTGGCGGACGGTGCGCACACCCTGGCGGTGCGCGCGGTGGACGCGGCGGGCAATGAGGACCCGACGCCCGCGACCCGGACGTGGACGGTGGATGCCACCGCCCCGGACACCACCATCGTGAGCGGCCCAGCGGCGGTGACGAACGCCACCAGCGCGACGTTCGACTTCGCCTCGAACGAGAGCCCGGTGACGTACCAGTGCTCGCTGGACGGCGCGCCTTTCGCGGCCTGCACGGATCCGCAGTCGTACACGGCCCTGACCGAGGGCGAGCACACGCTGGCGGTGCGTGCGGTGGATGCAGCGGGCAACATGGACCCGACGCCCGCGCAGTACGCGTGGACGGTGGACCTCACGTCCCCGGCACTGCCGACCATCGACTCGCCCGCGGACCAGGAGGAGGTCGCCACCACGACGCCGACGCTGACGGGAACGGGTGAGCCGGGCAGCGACATCTACCTGGAAGTGGGCGGCGCCACCTACGGCCCCGTCCTGGTCGATGAGGACGGCAACTGGACCTTCACCGTGCCGGATCCGCTCGTCGAGGGTCCGCACACCGTGTCCATCACCAGCGTCGACCCGGCGGGCAACTCCGCGGGCCCGGTGACGAGCACGTTCATCGTCGACCTCTCGGCGCCTGACACGTTCATCGACTCCGGCCCGACGCTGCTGACGCGGGACTCGTCCGCCACCTTCGACCTTCGCTCGGAAGGCGGAGGCGTGGCCTATGAGTGCAGCCTGGATGGGGGCGTCTATGTGGCTTGCGCCGACCCCGCGACCTTCACGGGTCTGGCGGATGGGGACCACCTGCTCCTGGTGCGCGCGGTGGACGCGGCGGGCAACGTGGACCCGACGCCCGCGCAGTACGCGTGGACGGTGGACACGACGGCACCCGACACGCTCGTCGTGAGCGGCCCGGCGACGCCAACCTCGTCGAATTCGGCCTCGTTCGAGTTCGCGGCCTCCGAGCCGGGCTCCTCCTATGAGTGCAGCCTGGACGGCGCGGCCTATGTGTCGTGCGAGGAGACGGTGACGTTCGACGGCTTCGCGGAAGGGGAGCACACGCTCCTGGTGCGCGCGGTAGACGCGGCCGGCAACGTGGACCCGACGCCTGCCGAGCACACCTGGACGGTGGATTTGACGCCGCCGGTGGCGCCGCTCATCACCACGCCCGCGAACGGCGCGGTGCTGGATGACGGGGTGGTGACCATCACCGGCACAGCCGACGGCGCTGAGTCCGTGACGCTGGTGCTGGATGGCGTGCCCTACGGCCCCATCCCGGTCGATGCCGGTGGCAACTGGACCTTCACGCCGCCGGTGACGCTGCCGGACGGCCCGTACACGGTCACCGTCACGGCGACGGATGAGGTGGGCAACACCAGTGCTCCGACGAGCTCCACCTTCACGGTGGATACGACGGCGCCGGATACCGCCATCGACAGTGGCCCGGCGGTGGTGACGAACGTGGCCACCGCGGACTTCGTCTTTTCGTCGAACGAGTCTCCGGTGACGTACGAGTGCTCGCTGAACGGCGCGCCTTTCACGGCGTGCCCAGCCCAGGCGCAGTTCGGCCCACTGCCGGACGGTGACTACACGCTTGCGGTGCGCGCGGTGGATGCGGCCGACAACGAGGACCCGACGCCCGCCGAGTACACCTGGACGGTGGATGCAACGCCGCCGGTGGTGGTCATCACCACGCCCGCGAACAACTCGGTGCTGGACGTGCCCGTGGTGACGTATTCCGGAACGACGGAGGCGGGCAGCACCGTGACGGTGGTGGTGGATGGCGTCCCGGTGGGCACGGTGGTGGCGGACCCGTCGGGCAACTGGTCGCTCCCCGTGAGCGACACGCTGTCGGAAGGTCCCCACTCGGTGTCCGTCACGGCGGAGGACGAGGCGGGCAATACCAGCACGACGGTGACGCACACGTTCATCGTGGACGCGGAGCCGCCGGAGACGACGTTCACCTCGACGCCGCCCGCGCTCTCCAACAGTGATTCGGCGACGTTCGACTTCGACTCGGACGAATCCCCAGTGACGTACGAGTGCAGCCTGGACGGCGCGGCGTACGTGCCGTGCTCGGACCCGGCCACCTTCACGGGCTTGGATGACGGCGAGCACACCCTGGCGGTGCGCGCAGTGGATGAGGATGGCAACGAGGACCCGACGCCGGCCAGCTACACCTGGACGGTGGACACCTCCGCGCCGGACACCCTCATCATCTCCGGCCCGCCGCTGACGGAAGCGCCTGGCACCGCGACGTTCGACTTCGATTCGGACGAATCCCCGGTGACGTACGAGTGCAGCCTGGACGGCGCGGCGTACGTGCCGTGCTCGGACCCGGTCACCTTCACGGGCCTGGCGGAAGGCAGCCACACGCTGAGCGTCCGCGCGGTGGATGAGGCAGGCAACGTGGACGGCACGCCGGCGATCTACAACTGGTCGGTCGCGGTCGACACGGATGGCGACGGCCTGACGGATGCCGAGGAGGTTGTGCTGGGCACCGACCCGGAGAACCCCGACACGGACGGTGACGGACTGCCGGACGGCATCGAGGTGAATACCGCGGGGACGGATCCGCTCGACGACGACTCGGATGATGACGGCATCCTGGATGGCAACGAGGACGCCAACCACAACGGCATCGTCGATGAGGGCGAGACGGACCCGAACAACTGGGATACCGATGGCGACCTGCTGTCGGACGGTCTGGAGCTGGGCCTCGCCGAGCCTCAGGGCGCCAACACGGACATGACGCGCTTCGTGGCGGACTCCGACCCGACCACGACGACGGACCCGCTCAACCCCGACACGGACGGCGGCAGCGTGCGTGACGGCATCGAGGACGCCAACCGCAACGGCCGGGTGGACCCGGGCGAGACGGATCCGCTCAACCCCGCCGACGACGTCGACTCCGACGGTGACGGCATCGACGATGCGACCGAAATCGCGTGGGGCCTGGACCCCAACGACGCGGACAGCGACGACGACGGCGTGCCGGACGGCATCGACGGCATCACCGACACGGATGGTGACGGCCTCATCGATGCGTTGGACCCGGACAGCGACAACGACGGCATCCTGGACGGCACGGAGATGGGCGTGACGCTGGAGAGCGCTCCGGCGGACACGGACCGCACCTCGCCCAATTTCCGTCCGGACGCGGACCCGAGCACCACCACCGATCCGAAGAACCCGGACACGGACGGTGACGGCCTGCTGGACGGCGAGGAGGATGCCAACCACGACGGCCGCGTCGACAGCACGGAGACGGACCCGAACAACCCGGACACGGACGCTGACGGCCTGACGGACGGCGTGGAGGTGCGTGGCTCCAACCCCACCAACCCGCTGAACCCGGACACGGACGGCGACGGCTTGCTGGATGGCGCGGAGGACGCCAACCGCAACGGCTCCTTCGACAACGGCGAGACGGACCCGAACAACGCCGACACGGACGGCGGCGGCGTGAACGACGGCGAGGAAGTCACCGGCGGGACCAACCCGCTGGACGGCAACGACGACTTCGTCATCTCCGGCCGTGGGTGCAGCACGAGCGGGGCGGGCACCTTCGCTCCGCTGGCGCTGCTGCTGCTCGGGCTGCCCCTGCTGGGCCGCTTCCGCCGCTCGGCGGGGCGGGCCGGTGGGGCCCCTGTGGCCGCCGCCGTGCTGGCGCTGGCGGTCCTGATGGTTTCGCGGCCGGCCGTGGCGCAGGTGCCCACGCTGTCCGCGTCCCAGTCCATCGACGTGCAGCAGTACAAGCCGGGGCCGAGCTCGAAGGACATCCTGGGCGTCCAGAGCGCCCAGGTGCATTCCCACCTGGGTTGGAACGTGGGCGTGTCCGTCAACTACGCGGACAAGCCGCTCAACTTCATGGACCCACGCTCGGGCCGGTTCATCACCGCGCTGGTGCGCAGCCAGGTGGGTGTGGACCTGATGGGCTCGGTGGGCCTCTTCGACCGCTTCGAGCTCGGCGTGCTGCTGCCGGTGACGCTCCAGCGTTCGCAGGCGGCGCCCATGGTGGACCCGTCCTTCGCCCAGGGCGTGGGCTCGGGCGGCATCGGTGACCTGCGCCTGGTGCCCAAGGCCCGCCTCCTGGAGGAGGGCTCCTTCGGCCTGGCCCTGACGGTGCCGGTGGTGCTGCCCACGGGCGGCGGCTCCGACTTCCTCGGGGGCTCGGGCGTGGGCGTGCAGCCGCGCCTGGTGGCCGAATACGGCGAGCGGTTTCGCGTGGCCGCCAACGTGGGCGTGGACTTCCGGGAGAAGCAGCAGCTGCGCAACCTGAACCTGGGCAACGCGGTGTCCTACGGCGTGGGCGCCGAGCTGCCCTTCACGGTGAGCGAGGTGCCGCTGGCGCTCGCGGCCACGCTGGTGGGCGCGGTGAACCTGGAGCAGCAGGACACCGAGGAGCGCCCGCTGGAGCTGTTGGCGGCGCTGAAGTACCGCGCGCTGGGCGGCTTCTCCGCGCACGTGGGCGGTGGGCCGGGGCTCACCCGCGGCTACGGCACGCCGGGCTTCCGGCTGCTCGCGGGCTTCAGCTACAGCCCGGAGCCGTCTCGTGAGCCGAAGCAGGTCGCGCCGGTGGACACGGACGGCGACGGCATCCTGGACATCGACGACGCCTGCCCGACGGAGCCCGAGGACAAGGACGGTTTCCAGGATGAGGACGGCTGCCCGGACCCGGACAACGACGCGGACGGCATCCCCGACACGGCGGACACGTGCCCGAACGAGCCCGAGACGGTCAACGGCTTCGAGGACACGGATGGCTGCCCGGATGTGGCGCCGCCTCCGCCGCCGGTGGACACGGATGGCGACGGCATCATGGATCCGGATGATCGCTGCCCCAACGACCCTGAGGACAAGGACGGCTTCCAGGACGAGGACGGCTGCCCGGACCCGGATAACGACCGGGACGGCATCCCCGACGCCGAGGACAAGTGCCCGAACGAGCCGGAGACCATCAATGGCTTCCAGGACGAGGACGGTTGCCCCGACAAGGGCAAGGTGAAGGTGCTCGTCGATGGCGAGCGCATCGTCATCCTGGAGAAGGTCTACTTCGCCACTGGAAAGGACGTCATCCTGGCCCGTTCGCACCCGCTGCTGAAGCAGGTGGCCGCGGTGCTGCGGGCCAACCCGCAGGTGGAACTGGTCCGCATCGAGGGCCACACGGACGACCAGGGCAATGACGCGAAGAACCTGGACCTGTCGCAGCGCCGCGCGAACAACGTGCGCGCCTTCCTGGTGAAGGAGGGCATCGCCGAGGGCCGCATGGAGGCGGTGGGTTACGGCGAGACGAAGCCGGTGGACACCAACAAGACGGCGAAGGGCCGTGAGAACAACCGCCGCGTGGGGTTCACCATCCTTCGCGTGGGGAAGGTGGAAGTGGAACGCGAGGCGCGCTGACCCACTGGCTCTGATTCCCTGGTGAAACACACCGGGTGATTTCAGCGAGGGTGGCTCCGAAAGAGATTTCGGGGCCACCCGTCGTTTTTTGGGGCATGCTGCGCCCCACCCGCCAAGCAGTGCCGTGTATCGCGAGTCAAGGGGCGAAGTTCACCCACCGCGTCGCACGCCTGCACGTCCATGCATTGGCGTAAGTGCGCGTCAGGACTCAGACGCGCAGCATCCCGCTACAGGCTCGTAGCGGAATACTTGCCAAAGCGTGGGACTTGCTGATGATTGTGGGGGTTGGGAGCACGCGCGCTGCATCGTGCGACTCCGGGCGAGAGGACCACCATGGACCAGTTCGATCAGAACAAGCAGGCCGCCAAGATTCGGGTCGTCGGGGCGGGTGGGGCCGGCTGCAACGCCGTCAATACGATGATCCTGTCCAAGCTGGACCGGGTGGACTTCATCGCCGCCAACACCGATGTCCAGGCGCTCGCCGCGAGCAAGGCGCCCACCCGGCTTCAGCTGGGCCAGACGCTGACGAAGGGCCTGGGCGCGGGCGCCAACCCGGAGATGGGCCGCGAGGCCGCCCTGGAGTCGCGTGACCAGATTGCCGCGGTGCTCGAGGGCGCCGACATGGTGTTCGTCACCGCCGGCATGGGCGGCGGCACCGGCACGGGCGCCGCGCCCATCATCGCGGACATCGCCAAGAGCCTGGGTTGCCTCACGGTGGGCGTCGTCACCAAGCCCTTCCTCTTCGAGGGCAACAAGCGCCGCAAGCAGGCCGAGCAGGGCATCGTGGAGCTCAAGGCCGCGGTGGACACGCTCATCACCATTCCGAACCAGCGCCTGCTGTCGCTCTCCAACGAGCCGATGCCGCTGCTGGAGACCTTCAAGCGCGCGGACGAGGTCCTGCTGAACGCCGTGCAGGGCATCAGCGACCTCATCCAGTACCACGGTTACATCAACGTCGACTTCGCCGACGTGAAGACCATCATGAGCGACAAGGGCATCGCGCTCATGGGCACGGGCAACTCGACCGGTGACAAGCGCGCGCTGATTGCCATGCAGCAGGCCATCGCCAGCCCGCTGCTGGAGGACGTCACCATCGACGGCGCCACGGGCCTGCTCATCAACATCACCGGTGGCCGCGACATGACCCTGCAGGAGGTCAACGAGGCCCTGACGCTGGTGCACGACGCCGCCGACAGCGAGGCGGAAATCATCTTCGGCTCGCTCATCGACGAGAACATCTCGGATGAGGTGAAGATCACCATCATCGCCACGGGCTTCGTGCACCGCGACGCGCCCAAGGTCCGCACGGTGGCGCCGGTGGTGCAGGTGCCGCTGTCGCGTCCGGCGCCGTCCGTGCTCGCGAACGCGCGCGAGGAAGTCGCCAGCCTGGTGCCCACGAAGGGCAGCGGCTCGCGGCCCCTGACCGTGGAGAGCGCCAAGTCGGTGAGCGCCCGCACCGCGGTGGTGAAGGACGCGCCGCTGCCGCTGGACGAGGACCAGTTCGACATCCCCACCTTCCTGCGGCGGCAGGGCCAGACGGAACTGCCGTAAGGGGCAGGGGAGACGCGGGGCTCAGCGAGCGGGAAGCTGGGCCACGCTGGCTTCGTCGCGTGCGGACAGGGTGTCCGCGCGGGCGAAGAGGCCGTCGACTTCCGAATAGAGCGCGTCCACGCGCTCCGGGAGCCGGGCCGCGGGCAGCACGCCGTCGCCGGACACTTCCTCCAGGCGCGCGTGGGCCCGCTGCAGCAACTGGAGCGCCTTCAGCAGGGAGAGGCCGCGGCGCGTGCCCTCCTCGGTGAAGAGGGTGCCGCTCTGCGTCAACGTCTCGAGCGTGGTGCGCACGAAGCGCACGCGGTCCGTGTGCCGGCCACGGTAGAGGTCCAGGCGCTTGGCGCGCCGCGCGTGGTGCAGATTGACCACGCCGCCAGGGCTTGAGGAGGTGGGGGGCGTCACGGGGAACAAGGTACGACACCGCCTCGTAGACCCGCAAATTTACTGGACTGTAGGGACCTGTTGCACGTCCGTTCGCACCCTTGTCTTGGGAGGGAGCGAGGGTTAGGTTCGCCGCCCTTTCGCACCCGCACCCCAGGGGTTTCGCCATGTTCCAGAAGCTGCTCATCGCCAACCGGGGAGAGATTGCCCGCCGCATCGGCGTGGTGGCCCGGGGCATGGGGCTCAAGACGGTCGCCGTCTATTCGGACGCGGACGCTGAGCTGCCCTTCGTGAAGGAGGCCGACGAGGCGGTGCGCATCGGCCCCGCGCCGGCCAAGGACAGCTACCTCAATACCGCCGCCATCCTGGAAGCCGCGAAGCAGACGGGTGCGCAGGCCATCCACCCGGGCTACGGCTTCCTGTCGGAGAACGGCGAGTTCGCCCAGGCCTGCGCGGACGCGGGGCTCATCTTCGTGGGACCGCCGCCGGAGGCCATGGCGCGGATGAAGGACAAGAGCCAGGCCCGAAAGTTGGTGTCCGCCGCGGGGGTCCCCGTGGTGCCCGGCAGCGAGGGCGTGGTGCCCGACGTGGCCAGCGCGCTGGCGGAGGCCGAGCGCATCGGCTACCCGGTGCTCGTCAAGGCGGCCAGCGGCGGCGGCGGCATTGGCATGGCGGTGGCCAGGAACGCCGCGGAGATGGAGAAGGTCTACCGCCAGTGCACGGACCGGGCGAAGGCCGCCTTCGGCAAGGAAGGCGTGTACGTGGAGCGCTACTTCCCGGCGCCCCGGCACATCGAGGTCCAGATTCTGGGGGACCAGCACGGCCACCTCATCCACTGTCTGGAGCGGGAATGTTCCATCCAGCGGCGCCACCAGAAGGTGGTGGAGGAAGCCCCCTCCGTGCTGTTCGCGGACGGGCGCAACCCGGAGCTGGCGCAGAAGCTCTTCACGGCCGCGGTGGCCGCGGCGAAGGCCTTTGGTTACGCCAACGCCGGCACGGTGGAGTTCCTCTACTCGGACGGTGAGGTCTACTTCATCGAGATGAACGCCCGCCTCCAGGTGGAGCACCCGGTGACGGAGCTGACCACGGGGCTGGACCTCATCGGCTGGCAGCTGCGCATCGCCGCGGGCGAGCGCCTCACGGTGAAGCAGGAGGACGTGAAGCGGCGCGGGGCGGCGCTGGAGTTCCGCATCTACGCCGAGGACCCGGTGAAGTTCTTCCCGTCTCCCGGGCCGCTGAAGGTGTTCCAGCCGCCCACGGGCGAGGGCGTCCGGCTGGACGCGGGCTACGGCGAGGGCAACACCGTCACGCCGAACTACGACCCGATGATTGCCAAGCTCATCGTCACCGGTGAGACGCGGGCGCAGGCGATTGAGCGCTCCGTGACGGCGCTCCAGTCGTTCCGCATCGAAGGCATCAAGACGAACATCCCGCTCCACCTGCGCATCGTGCAGGATGCGGCCTTCCAGGCCGGCGAGCTGGACACGAACTTCCTGGAGCACCACGCCAAGCCGGCGTAGCGGGGCCCGCTCCAGCCCCAACCACCCCTGAGGAGGCACGGATTCATGGCGGACGTAGCGGCGCACATCACCGGCACGGTGTGGAAGATTGAGGTTCAGGTCGGCCAGCAGGTCAACGCGGGCGACACGCTCGTCATCCTCGAATCCATGAAGATGGAGATGCCCGTGGAGGCAGAGGATGGCGGGACGGTGAAGGAGATTCGGGTGAAGGAGGCGCAGTCGGTCAACGAGGGCGATGTCCTCGTGGTGCTCGGCTAGCAGTGGAGCCCGTCGTCGCGACAGGTGCTTCGCTGAACGTCGAGGACCGCGACGACGGGGTCCGGGTGTTGACGCTGTCCAACCCGGCTCGCCGCAACGCGCTCGATGACGGCCTTCTGGCGCGGCTGGACGCGGCGCTGGAGCCCGCCCCGCATGTGCGCGCCTTGCTGGTGCGCGGCGCGGGCGGGGCTTTCTGTTCCGGCTATGACTTGACGCACCTGGGCCCGCCGGGCGCGGGCGGACGGCTGCCGGATGACTTGCTGGTGGAGTGCCTGTTGAAGCTGGAGTCCCATCCCGCGCCCAGTGTGGCGCTGGTGGAGGGCGCGGCGGTGGGCGCCGGCTTCGACCTGGCGGCCTCGTGCGACTTCCGCATTGGCACGCCCAACGCCGTCTTCCTCATGCCCCCAGCGAAGCTGGGCATCGTCTACTCCCCGGAGGGGCTGGCCCGTGCCGCGCGGCTGGTGGGCGTGGCGCGCGCCAAGCAGCTCTTCCTCGCGGCGCGGAAGCTGAGCGCGCGGGAGGCGCTGGAGTGGGGGCTGTTGGATGACTGCCTGGCGGACGCGGAGACGCGCGCGCTGGCGCTGTGCGCCACCCTGGCCGGCCATGCACCGCTGGCGGTGTCGGGGATGAAGGAGTCCTTCGGGCGCCTGGCTCGGGCCCCGTTGGAGGAGGCGGACCGGGCGCGGCTGCGCGGCTTGCGCGCGGCGGCCTTCGGGAGCGAGGACGCGAAGGAGGGGCGGGCGGCCTTCCTTGAAAAGCGCCCGCCCCGCTTCTCCGGCCGCTAGTCAGGGCGGCCGGCGGGGCACTGCCACGGCGACATCAGGTATCGCCGAAGAGCTCGCCCATGCGCAGTTGCAGGGCCGAGGCAATCTTGTACAGCGAGGAGATGGAGGCGGAGGACTCCGCG
This window contains:
- the agmC gene encoding adventurous gliding motility protein AgmC yields the protein MLCAAFAAGATPPSDPRFMNRKTFYVPLFSRAFRGRLGLAVAPLVLLCAALLGPVAKAAADSFGLGNGSSGALTVGVAGTVINTYTRVTAAVPAGQSFVAVDTTAEFTAEDLVMVFQATGLEDAPSGNQAPIVLTGGLVGRWELARIGSVDVENAQLHFTQPLTGAFAATSTQVIRVPEYASVTVNAAGSITAQPWNGTTGGVVAFLSQGAVNNAGAIHADGRGFRGGFAWNGSGDGCDGLDEAWGPDNLWLGGTSKGEGLVPGRFGGEELPPDGRTGPTTGRGNAANAGGGGVCHNSGGGGGSNVGMGGIGGRTWVGEAPPYSREVGGLGGAPLIFDAVSYAVFGGGGGAGHGNNDAAGGGSAGGGLVFIRGASLSGAGRVSADGFAGGNAIGLANDAAGGAGAGGTVYVRVTGALSCSANAVSARGGDGGSTTHDQHGTGGGGGRALIQGVTVGCIPVVTGGFAGTQPTANAPGGLTYGAAPGNPGIVTILPGAFPASVAAPVVVTPANGSTTGFRPVISGTAPASSTVIIFVDGVEVARVTADPSGNFSFTPTADLSVGAHTVNAYALFQGVSSVLSNTNSFTVVSDTTPPDTTIVSGPPAVSNSTSATFDFASNEGPVTYECSLNGGPFEDCSAPQTFTGFSEGDQTLAVRAVDAAGNVDPTPATYAWTVDTTAPDTTIVSGPSGTTTSPNATFDFSSNESPVTYQCSLDGAPFVACTDPQTFTGLADGAHTLAVRAVDAAGNEDPTPATRTWTVDATAPDTTIVSGPAAVTNATSATFDFSSNESPVTYQCSLNGAPFAACTDPQSYTALTEGEHTLAVRAVDAAGNMDPTPATYAWTVDTTAPDTTIVSGPSGTTTSPNATFDFSSNESPVTYQCSLDGAPFVACTDPQTFTGLADGAHTLAVRAVDAAGNEDPTPATRTWTVDATAPDTTIVSGPAAVTNATSATFDFASNESPVTYQCSLDGAPFAACTDPQSYTALTEGEHTLAVRAVDAAGNMDPTPAQYAWTVDLTSPALPTIDSPADQEEVATTTPTLTGTGEPGSDIYLEVGGATYGPVLVDEDGNWTFTVPDPLVEGPHTVSITSVDPAGNSAGPVTSTFIVDLSAPDTFIDSGPTLLTRDSSATFDLRSEGGGVAYECSLDGGVYVACADPATFTGLADGDHLLLVRAVDAAGNVDPTPAQYAWTVDTTAPDTLVVSGPATPTSSNSASFEFAASEPGSSYECSLDGAAYVSCEETVTFDGFAEGEHTLLVRAVDAAGNVDPTPAEHTWTVDLTPPVAPLITTPANGAVLDDGVVTITGTADGAESVTLVLDGVPYGPIPVDAGGNWTFTPPVTLPDGPYTVTVTATDEVGNTSAPTSSTFTVDTTAPDTAIDSGPAVVTNVATADFVFSSNESPVTYECSLNGAPFTACPAQAQFGPLPDGDYTLAVRAVDAADNEDPTPAEYTWTVDATPPVVVITTPANNSVLDVPVVTYSGTTEAGSTVTVVVDGVPVGTVVADPSGNWSLPVSDTLSEGPHSVSVTAEDEAGNTSTTVTHTFIVDAEPPETTFTSTPPALSNSDSATFDFDSDESPVTYECSLDGAAYVPCSDPATFTGLDDGEHTLAVRAVDEDGNEDPTPASYTWTVDTSAPDTLIISGPPLTEAPGTATFDFDSDESPVTYECSLDGAAYVPCSDPVTFTGLAEGSHTLSVRAVDEAGNVDGTPAIYNWSVAVDTDGDGLTDAEEVVLGTDPENPDTDGDGLPDGIEVNTAGTDPLDDDSDDDGILDGNEDANHNGIVDEGETDPNNWDTDGDLLSDGLELGLAEPQGANTDMTRFVADSDPTTTTDPLNPDTDGGSVRDGIEDANRNGRVDPGETDPLNPADDVDSDGDGIDDATEIAWGLDPNDADSDDDGVPDGIDGITDTDGDGLIDALDPDSDNDGILDGTEMGVTLESAPADTDRTSPNFRPDADPSTTTDPKNPDTDGDGLLDGEEDANHDGRVDSTETDPNNPDTDADGLTDGVEVRGSNPTNPLNPDTDGDGLLDGAEDANRNGSFDNGETDPNNADTDGGGVNDGEEVTGGTNPLDGNDDFVISGRGCSTSGAGTFAPLALLLLGLPLLGRFRRSAGRAGGAPVAAAVLALAVLMVSRPAVAQVPTLSASQSIDVQQYKPGPSSKDILGVQSAQVHSHLGWNVGVSVNYADKPLNFMDPRSGRFITALVRSQVGVDLMGSVGLFDRFELGVLLPVTLQRSQAAPMVDPSFAQGVGSGGIGDLRLVPKARLLEEGSFGLALTVPVVLPTGGGSDFLGGSGVGVQPRLVAEYGERFRVAANVGVDFREKQQLRNLNLGNAVSYGVGAELPFTVSEVPLALAATLVGAVNLEQQDTEERPLELLAALKYRALGGFSAHVGGGPGLTRGYGTPGFRLLAGFSYSPEPSREPKQVAPVDTDGDGILDIDDACPTEPEDKDGFQDEDGCPDPDNDADGIPDTADTCPNEPETVNGFEDTDGCPDVAPPPPPVDTDGDGIMDPDDRCPNDPEDKDGFQDEDGCPDPDNDRDGIPDAEDKCPNEPETINGFQDEDGCPDKGKVKVLVDGERIVILEKVYFATGKDVILARSHPLLKQVAAVLRANPQVELVRIEGHTDDQGNDAKNLDLSQRRANNVRAFLVKEGIAEGRMEAVGYGETKPVDTNKTAKGRENNRRVGFTILRVGKVEVEREAR
- the ftsZ gene encoding cell division protein FtsZ; the protein is MDQFDQNKQAAKIRVVGAGGAGCNAVNTMILSKLDRVDFIAANTDVQALAASKAPTRLQLGQTLTKGLGAGANPEMGREAALESRDQIAAVLEGADMVFVTAGMGGGTGTGAAPIIADIAKSLGCLTVGVVTKPFLFEGNKRRKQAEQGIVELKAAVDTLITIPNQRLLSLSNEPMPLLETFKRADEVLLNAVQGISDLIQYHGYINVDFADVKTIMSDKGIALMGTGNSTGDKRALIAMQQAIASPLLEDVTIDGATGLLINITGGRDMTLQEVNEALTLVHDAADSEAEIIFGSLIDENISDEVKITIIATGFVHRDAPKVRTVAPVVQVPLSRPAPSVLANAREEVASLVPTKGSGSRPLTVESAKSVSARTAVVKDAPLPLDEDQFDIPTFLRRQGQTELP
- a CDS encoding acetyl-CoA carboxylase biotin carboxylase subunit, encoding MFQKLLIANRGEIARRIGVVARGMGLKTVAVYSDADAELPFVKEADEAVRIGPAPAKDSYLNTAAILEAAKQTGAQAIHPGYGFLSENGEFAQACADAGLIFVGPPPEAMARMKDKSQARKLVSAAGVPVVPGSEGVVPDVASALAEAERIGYPVLVKAASGGGGIGMAVARNAAEMEKVYRQCTDRAKAAFGKEGVYVERYFPAPRHIEVQILGDQHGHLIHCLERECSIQRRHQKVVEEAPSVLFADGRNPELAQKLFTAAVAAAKAFGYANAGTVEFLYSDGEVYFIEMNARLQVEHPVTELTTGLDLIGWQLRIAAGERLTVKQEDVKRRGAALEFRIYAEDPVKFFPSPGPLKVFQPPTGEGVRLDAGYGEGNTVTPNYDPMIAKLIVTGETRAQAIERSVTALQSFRIEGIKTNIPLHLRIVQDAAFQAGELDTNFLEHHAKPA
- a CDS encoding biotin/lipoyl-binding carrier protein codes for the protein MADVAAHITGTVWKIEVQVGQQVNAGDTLVILESMKMEMPVEAEDGGTVKEIRVKEAQSVNEGDVLVVLG
- a CDS encoding enoyl-CoA hydratase/isomerase family protein, whose product is MEPVVATGASLNVEDRDDGVRVLTLSNPARRNALDDGLLARLDAALEPAPHVRALLVRGAGGAFCSGYDLTHLGPPGAGGRLPDDLLVECLLKLESHPAPSVALVEGAAVGAGFDLAASCDFRIGTPNAVFLMPPAKLGIVYSPEGLARAARLVGVARAKQLFLAARKLSAREALEWGLLDDCLADAETRALALCATLAGHAPLAVSGMKESFGRLARAPLEEADRARLRGLRAAAFGSEDAKEGRAAFLEKRPPRFSGR